The following coding sequences are from one Lysinibacillus sp. FSL W8-0992 window:
- a CDS encoding S-layer homology domain-containing protein, which produces MKRISKFIMVLVLLLTMAAPVSAQQVSTMDSYKITGQFLVNKAPNPSFGDEWFVIALARGEYNVPKGYFEKYYENVEKHVKTVKGELHNRKYTEYSRLIIALTAIGKDPTNVGGYNLVEKLSDFDKVVWQGPNGAFFALIALDTWSFELSKTATTTREKLIQHILSKQLPDGGWDLSGVKADPDMTAMAIQALSTYKDRSDVKVSINKALDTLKNLQGANGSYQSWGTTNLESVAQVITALASLNIDPNKDQRFNKLFTSFFTFYNAQDGGFKHVLTESVANGMATEQASYTLAAYNRLLLSKTKLYDTSDKKPSNTSTPGKPSQPTAPPTKVSFKDIQSHWAKTDIEAAVDKGLLKGYEDNTFRPDNNLTRVQAVSILVRALHLTSSGNAPFTDINSYNTETKQEIAAAYEANLLATTSNKFLPSSPITREELAVILANAYTHKTGNPYVSNVNAPLNDIAKLSKESQQAITFLYDFGVAQGSNGAYNPKNFITRAHASKMYVNFLKVVEE; this is translated from the coding sequence ATGAAAAGAATATCTAAGTTTATAATGGTACTTGTTTTGTTGCTTACTATGGCGGCACCAGTCTCCGCACAGCAAGTATCAACAATGGATAGTTATAAAATAACTGGTCAGTTTTTAGTTAACAAAGCACCTAATCCTTCTTTTGGTGATGAGTGGTTTGTTATTGCGCTTGCAAGGGGAGAATACAATGTTCCAAAAGGCTATTTTGAAAAATATTATGAAAACGTCGAGAAGCATGTAAAAACTGTAAAAGGAGAATTACACAACCGTAAATATACGGAGTACTCACGTTTAATTATTGCACTCACTGCCATTGGAAAAGACCCTACTAATGTAGGTGGCTACAATTTAGTGGAAAAATTAAGCGACTTTGATAAAGTTGTATGGCAAGGTCCGAATGGGGCTTTTTTTGCACTAATCGCTTTAGATACATGGAGCTTTGAGCTTTCCAAAACAGCAACAACTACACGAGAAAAACTTATCCAGCATATTTTATCAAAGCAATTGCCTGACGGCGGTTGGGATTTATCTGGTGTGAAAGCAGATCCTGATATGACAGCTATGGCTATTCAAGCGCTCTCCACTTATAAAGACAGATCAGATGTTAAGGTTTCTATTAATAAAGCACTTGATACTTTAAAAAACTTGCAAGGAGCTAATGGAAGTTACCAAAGCTGGGGAACTACAAATTTAGAAAGTGTTGCCCAAGTAATTACAGCACTTGCTAGCTTAAATATTGATCCGAACAAAGACCAACGCTTTAATAAGTTATTTACAAGCTTTTTTACTTTTTACAATGCCCAAGATGGTGGATTTAAACATGTATTAACTGAATCAGTAGCCAATGGTATGGCAACTGAGCAGGCCTCTTATACATTGGCAGCATATAACCGTCTGCTTTTAAGCAAAACAAAGCTATATGATACATCTGATAAAAAGCCAAGTAATACGTCAACACCAGGCAAGCCAAGCCAACCTACAGCTCCTCCGACTAAGGTGAGTTTTAAGGATATTCAATCGCATTGGGCGAAGACTGATATTGAAGCTGCAGTAGACAAGGGCTTATTAAAAGGTTATGAAGACAATACATTCAGACCAGATAACAATTTAACTCGTGTACAGGCAGTATCGATTTTAGTTCGCGCTCTGCATCTAACAAGTTCCGGAAATGCCCCTTTCACGGATATAAACTCGTATAATACTGAAACAAAACAAGAAATTGCTGCTGCTTACGAGGCTAATTTATTAGCGACTACGTCAAATAAATTTCTACCTTCCTCACCAATTACTCGTGAGGAATTAGCAGTAATTCTAGCAAATGCATATACACATAAAACAGGAAATCCGTATGTATCCAATGTAAATGCCCCTTTAAATGATATTGCGAAGTTATCAAAGGAATCGCAACAAGCAATTACATTTTTATATGATTTTGGAGTTGCACAAGGCTCCAATGGTGCGTATAATCCAAAAAACTTTATAACACGCGCCCATGCGTCTAAAATGTATGTCAATTTCTTAAAGGTAGTAGAGGAGTAA